In Oncorhynchus kisutch isolate 150728-3 unplaced genomic scaffold, Okis_V2 scaffold1294, whole genome shotgun sequence, a single genomic region encodes these proteins:
- the LOC116365828 gene encoding mRNA-decapping enzyme 1B-like, with protein MTASSSGGNTCLTAKGLDISLAALQRQDPYINNIVDVASQVALYTFNNRSNEWEKTDVEGTLFVYTRLASPRHGFTIMNRLSMENLTEPITKDLDFQLQDPFLLYRNARCKSPALFSPPT; from the exons ATGACGGCAAGCTCATCGGGTGGAAACACCTGTCTCACTGCTAAAGGTTTGGACATTAGTCTCGCAGCCCTGCAAAGACAAGATCCttacatcaacaacattgtagatgTGGCGAGTCAAGTGGCGTTGTATACTTTCAACAACCGATCAAATGAATGG GAGAAGACTGACGTGGAGGGGACCCTGTTTGTCTATACAAG GCTAGCATCTCCCAGACATGGCTTCACCATAATGAACAGGCTGAGTATGGAGAACCTGACTGAACCCATCACTAAAGACCTGGACTTCCAGCTGCAGGATCCGTTCCTGCTCTACAGGAATGCTCGCTGTAAGTCCCCTGCACTATTCAGCCCACCTACATAG